The following DNA comes from Falco rusticolus isolate bFalRus1 chromosome 12, bFalRus1.pri, whole genome shotgun sequence.
ATTACTctagtgtatatatatgtatttgtaagAGCTTAAGAAAGGTTGAAGCAGGGCAGTTCAACATTTCTTAAGCACgtatttcataattttaacattttctagATCTCTCATATTATAGCAGGATTTATCAAATGCAATGTAGTCACAGAAGTCTTGCATAAATACAAATATCAGTACTTTACCTTGAATATTGTATATGATATAAATTCTGccttacctttaaaaaaatctccagatCATTACGTGACCTGGGagtctttccttttctttctctttaagagtttttaaatatatatatatatatatttgctaTCATACATCAAAGTATATATGAATCCCATCATTTCTGTTCTATTTTCTGCAGACATGGTCTGAAACAAAATCACCAACAACTAAATCAAAAGCTTCCTGATTATCATAGGAAAGCCAAAGAGgatctttcctctctttttgcGTTTCAGtactagtatttttttaaacttgtaaGGATTCTTCATAAACTAGAGGTCCATAGACCATTTAAAGCAGTCTTTATAAGCAAATGTACATACTCTGACATGCTTTTGTGAGGCAGTTAGTATCAAAATCCAATAGCATTTCTTACAGAACCATATGACTTTCTGCGATGCAGATAtacatttcatttctaaaaagCCACAGTTCTTTTTCTACATCTGCTTTCATTAAATCCCCAGGATTCATTCataaaactgctgctgttccaAATGCTGATGCTGTTATCCCCTCTGTGGATTAAGATGTACACCCAGTCTGGTGACATCATCGTGTGGAAGATTGATAAGCAGGAAAATACCCTCCCCAAATCCAGATAGTCTTTTCTATCTCTAAATCCTCACGATTCATGTCACCCAACAGTGCAATACGATGAAGACACGTGTCTGTGCAGGCTAAGGGTCTTCTTCCATCAAAGGAATctctagggggaaaaaagaaatagcatttgATTGCTGATTGTACCTTCCCTTTTTACTTTTGCAGAGTATTAGTATTAGCAATTTGACCAAAAAAGGAATGGACATTGCAAAAATCTGACAAGACATATGGTATTGCCAGTTCTAGACCCACTTACATTCTAACACCCATCCTACTAAAACCACccagcttttccaaaaaaaaaaaaaaaaaagttaggcCCACAAAAACCTAAATGCAAACATCTTTTCTACTACATTAATCACTGAAACAGCATTCAGAGTAGGCAGGGACTTCTACTGGCATCGTaatttctccctcctccttctaGCTGTCCTCTTCCTCTTGTGATACCATTGAAAGTTAGTCCCAGCCCCATGAAGCAGGAAGACTTCCTTCACCCAGACCTTCACCCACACTGAATTTAGGACACTGGGCTTCAGCTCTTTGCCTAGTGACTTCTAGTGACAGTGGAGGGCAGGATCAAAGCCACTCCATGGAAATGTCTCCAAGGAAAGCTATCTGGCTTCCTTAACACGCTGAGCAGCGCACCATACAGCTCCATTAGAACTCAATGCAATGATACCAATGCATGCTCACgttcattttaaatgcagacagTAACGTATGGCAATCCCCCTGCTCCTACATGGTCCTGTGGGTATGTTCCCCTTATGCTGTGACTCCCATGCCCATGGCTCGACGCATACATGCCCCAGACTGAACAGTTTGCTCTGTGCACAGACACTATGAGTTTGTTAATAAAGGCTGCTAATTTTGACTGAGTATGAAAACATgatttgctttccattttaagaagaaaatcctgttcTTTGCTGTAAAAGCCATGGCATCTGAGGGAGCTGTGAGCGTAGGAGTTGAGGAGCAGATGAACAAACCAACACAGGCAAGATGATGGTTGGCTTCGCTGCTGTACACAGGTGCTTCCTGACATTCCTGTTGGTGAGACTGCTGTTATGGGGTCTGGACAGGAACCTTCTGGCCTGGGGTTCAAATCCCTTGCACCACAGGTAGCAAGGATGTATCGCACACACAATGCTCTATGACCATGGAATAGTACGATTAAAAAAATGTCCAAATTAGGATGTGGACAAAAACGTGGAGAAAGGACAAGCAAGTCAGCTGGGTTTACTCCTGCTCTGACAGTACAAACGATGGCTCCTCTTTATGGACTCACTTACTGCACCTATGCAAGACTCACCATCTGCAATATCGATCCGCAGACTCGTGGATGCAGCCTCCCCGGCAGTGCTATGGGATACGTCAGTTCGATCTGAACCGGgaagtgctgctgcctggcatgCCGGGGACGGGTACAAACTTTGGAGCAGTTCAGAGCAGCCCGACCTGCTGTCAGAGGTCTCAGACTCACTAGGCAGCATGTCTGTGATCCTGGGGCCAGGATAAGCGGGAGGATTCTGATCTTCTGTCTGCAAAATGTGCCCCTGGTCCGCGGTAGCCGAGTATCCGGGTGCTAGAGCATTCAAGCCGCTGCTTACAGCTTCATCGTAGGAAGGCAGCATGACAGGAACGCCATCCACCACCACAAAGTCGGGGTCACCCATGGAGCCCTCCTGGTTGCCTCTACGTCAAACACAGACGAGTTATGACAGACAGCAGGAGCACGTCAGAATCACCTCAGAGCTACTGCTGAACTTaagcaaacacagcactgtCTAGTCATGCAAAATGAAGCTACAGGGTCATTAACATTCACAGAAACGCTTCCTTCACAGGTTTGCAAAACTTTGTTCAGGTTGACAGTCAGGGGGAATCTGTTACAATTGGAAAAATGAAACCAGTAACGTGAAGAACAGTTtggggatgggaaggagaacagGTGCTTGGAAGAGATAAGGAGCACCgtttgctgtgctgtgcccggCAGGTATCACGGATATAAAATCACAGATGTAGTTCACCAGTCAAAAGTGTCTGAACCCCTGGCAAGATGTATGCTAAAGCACAAAAGTGTTTACAGCCCACGTAAGCGGGCACTGAGATGACTACTGCTGGATGACAGGGCTTTGGTGGCCAGATTTTTGGTCTCCTTCAGGTTTTACTTTCAAAGGATGAAGGCTTCCTTAACCAGTACGCTaagctggtttcttttttaagcaaaacatttctatgAATTGGGAGGGTCTGTTAAACCCTAAAGTAGCTGTTTAGTAGCTAATTAAATCACAGTATAGTCCTAGCAGGAGGGAATGGGTCCCAGGACataaaaaaaactaaacaggAGAGGACAGAAAGCTATTTCAATAAGCTAGACAAGTACAGGCAATAAAGCTATCTGTAGTGCAACCCATTACCTCAGAGATCTTCCTAGTTActtatgtatatgtatactACTCCCCATATACTGTATATACGCAcgtatctatatctatataaatTGACACATTACTTATATAATGTGTATACttttatgtacatatatttatttaacattaagatcaccaagtcctTTCTGCTGCATTGGCATGGAGACATATTTACTCTCATACAGCTTTTTTACTGCTCCTTTCTGCAGGTGGTAGAATaaagagacaagaaaaagcaagtacAGGAGAGAAGTCACACAGTCCATAGCAAACTGAGCAGACTAGAAACTATAAAAAAGTGTAAACCCCAATACAGACCAGCTTTGCCTAAAACTCAGTATGCCTGcctttgtttctgcagttgtAAGGTGAcgataataataatagtaatacCCACCTATCGGTCTCAGGAGGAATGCTGTGAGAGTCAGTGACAAATGCTCATAGCTACATGGTATTTTATACAGGTGTTTATGTAGAAGATGTTTATGAATTTTGGTGAAAATAATACTCATGAAGGGAAAGCAAACTTTTAATATAAATCTTtcaatagagaaaaaaatttctttcttaaaacttACATTACTAAGCCTACAGtagttaaaaaattaattccccCAGCACctgaaaatgagtatttaaaaatactgtcagcTATTTTTACATGCAGAAGCCACAAttctcagcagcagagctgtaatTACTCCCAAAGCGGATATGgcaaactttgcttttttttgtcttcGTTGCAGAAAGGACtactgtggggttttgggggtgcCCTTCCACACTGTGGTTCAGAGACTTTTGCTCAGAGCAGAAGGCATCTGCAAGGCTTGTGGGCCACTCCATCTCCTCAGCAACAGTGCTGAAtgggaaaaccaaaccaaggcCCTCAGTCTgcaaaaagtagaaaacagtACAAACCGTGGAAGGAAATGTGTCTTAAATTTGGTCTGGAACATCCTGGCTAAAATAACCAGTAGCAGTACTAATAAAACGCTGGTAGCAGTAAACGCCACTATTTTCCATGTAGTCAGGAGGGTCTCCTGGGTATTTGGCCAGGTTTGTTCTGTAACAAAAAAGCAATACAAGAGTTGTGCTTGATTATCACCgttattattttgtattaaaccTTCAGCAATACTCAGAAGTGCCAGTTAGGACAAGACATCTTTTATATGTATGTTGTAAAAAGACACATGAACCCAATGCCATATATCAAAAGCAACCTTAACATTAAGCTGCCACAGGGGCTGGACCTTGCTTTTTCcccttgacttttttttttgtacatgcAATCATGACCTTAGCTTATGTACACATAAAAATATCCAGAAGgtgttaaaaatacagatttgaagAGCTAACAAGTGAAATGGTTTAGGATCAGTCAGGATCTTGGAAACGTACTATATTTAATAGTATCTTAAAATCAATGTTCATCACTTAACCATGAAGCAGATGAAGTTCAGCCGGCATTACAGACCAAAAAATTTGCtctaaaaaaaaaggaatataagAGCATAGGAGAAATGACACTGCTGCTCTCGTACCTGTTTTGACACAGTATACTTGGTAGGAGGGGAACCACTCTCCGTACTGGCAGGTGATGTACTTGTAGTCGTTGGTGAGGGTGTAACCAGGATCGCAGTAGAACTCCACCACCGTCCCGTGGTTGTAACGCTCGCAAGGCCGCGGGTGGCAGATGTAGTCTCCATGACTCACCATTGGAGGTAGTGGACAAACTTGggcaaataaacagaaaaggagaaaaaacattaatgcCAGCAACTCACCGCTGGGTAGCTTCAGCGTGTCAGAATGCACAGGGCACCCTTCAGGCTCTCTGCGGGTTGGGGTTTGTCTCGGCAGTACcagagcactgctgctgggaggccAGGTGCCCAGCCGCAGGACGGATGGATGCACACACCTCGCACGTGGCAACGCCTGCCGAGGGGTCCCTTCTGGCTCTCAGTGCCACCAGCAAGCTCTGCTGTCACCTGCTTGTTTAAAGGCCCGACAGATGGGATCTGGGAAGTTTCCCCATCctctgggggaaggggagggtgAAAGGAGGACAAAAGGGGGCCCATATGCCCATAAAATGGCTAtatggggatggagggggacaGTCAAAATAAGCAGAACCCCTCTCCTCATGAAGCATCTCAAATGCAGCTGTAACATcctattttttgtttcattaacaTAATTAAATGGTTATATGCACTAATTAAATTCCTAAAtacttgctttcaaaaataagttTGCCATCAACTGTGCTGCAAGAGATGCACAGCACACAGTGTTGCTTAGGCACTTACAGTCTGTACCACTGTAATATTATTAAACTCCACCAGtgttatttgtgttttgttatcTCTGAACAGCCCAACTGACCTCAGCGGGACTGCTGGTGGAGAAAGGTCTTAAATGTAACAGAGGCCGAGTCTGTGTTAATTAAGTACAGTGGTTTACGTAAGGTTAGGTAAATAAGACAGAACTGCAATATAAACATGTGGAACTTTTATTGTAGACCCTGAAACAAGATGTCCTCTCACAAGGCTGGGCAGATGAACCTGATGGAGAACCGAGGGAGCACTCGCTAGGAAGCAGCGGCAGGGAACGCAGCTCGCAAGCAGTATTTTTATGAGAGGAAACTTTTCCACTGAGTAAGTGTTAGTTGATCACTATTTTCTTAAGTGCTTCTAacactgaggaaagaaaaaaaccaacaacaccTACAAAGTGTAATGAAGTCTCAAATGGCTACATACTGACCCAAAAAGGACTTAAATTACTGGATGGCTTGGTTTATTTCCCGTCCGAGGCAGGAGCTGACCGGCTCAGCGCCCCATCTACAGGCTGTTCACTTCCCTTCATGCCTCCCTCACGCAGGCAAGACCTACTGCATtgatttaaataatgaaaatgccaTCTCTCGGAAGAAGAATCTTCCCAGAAATTACaattcagctgcttctctgtgaaTCTTGTTACATGAATAAtgcatttcataaaaaaatacacaagataTTAAATGAATCTTCAAGAGAGGCTGATTACAATGTGCAGCAATGTCTATTCCCCATcccctggggacatggttttgtttgcattttcactgGCAAGGCTTAATAATAACTTGAAATCAGAGCAAGTAGCTCACATAAAAATTCACATCCTCAATACTCTGCATGCTTTCCAAAGTCTCTGggcccacaaaaaaaaaaaagagtaatgcTTTACTGGGAAGTTAACTCAAGattgaaaacaattttcttaaGGCTAGGGCAAAGGTGTCGGACTCAAATAGTAGGAAAGCACCTTTTGTCCATATCAGGGATCattcttccattaaaaagaaaacaatcagtGAAAGCAACAATTCTGGCCTACCATAAGGAAACCtggtatatttttattatctatGCTTAGAGCATGAGAACAAAGGAAGACAGCAATTTAAGCTCCATTGCAACCGAGTTTTGTCAAGCTACGGCAGGCTGCAAGAGATGTGTAGATGCCCAGTACCCTTCTAGCAATGAGCAAGTAGAGCACACCTTATCACAAAGAGCAACACTCAGAGAAATGAATTTTCCCCTCCAGCAATGTACCTGCTGCCTCAGCCCTAACCTCTTAATGTCATTAAGAGCCAAAGCAGCctgctgaataaaaaaaagcctcaaaactGGTGTCCCAGCAATGTGGATCAGCTCAGGAATGACACATTTCCAGGCAGATTAAAAACAATACACTGTGGGGACAACTCAGATACAGAGCTGTCAGTCTGTTTACAAATGGAGAGGCATCttataaaacctgaaaacaagAGCATCACTCTGTGTGGGATATATCCCCagtgttaagaaaaagaaagagtgcCACCCATTCCACTGACACCCTCCATATTTCAAGTGAAATGCTTTTGTATTGGTGCTGCCTGGAAActtctgcaaacatttcttCAATGCACTGCCGAGCATTTGTTACTAATTATTAGTTACGAGTCAAGTTTTAAATGGTCATACCTGCCAACACCTCTTGCATTAAATACTCTTACAACCAGCAGATGCAATGGAGCAGGTTTGAAAATGAGGGTGCTTAGCTTCACTGAAAACAGTGCTTCATTCTTACATCAGCTGGCTTCTCACTCGCTCACCACCTCCTGTGAACTTTACGTTCAGCCAGTTTCAGGATCTCTCAACAGTTGTATGGGCAAACCGGCCCCCGTGTACAAACAGTAACGCTCAGGTTCACAGCCTCTTTGTCCGAATCAAGTCAA
Coding sequences within:
- the SUSD4 gene encoding sushi domain-containing protein 4 gives rise to the protein MVSICQDDGTWDNLPICQGCLRPLVLPHSYINISEFESSFPVGTVVYYQCFPGYKLEGAELLECMYNLIWSDSPPRCLDVEVCPLPPMVSHGDYICHPRPCERYNHGTVVEFYCDPGYTLTNDYKYITCQYGEWFPSYQVYCVKTEQTWPNTQETLLTTWKIVAFTATSVLLVLLLVILARMFQTKFKTHFLPRGNQEGSMGDPDFVVVDGVPVMLPSYDEAVSSGLNALAPGYSATADQGHILQTEDQNPPAYPGPRITDMLPSESETSDSRSGCSELLQSLYPSPACQAAALPGSDRTDVSHSTAGEAASTSLRIDIADEIPLMEEDP